The proteins below are encoded in one region of Rhinolophus sinicus isolate RSC01 linkage group LG07, ASM3656204v1, whole genome shotgun sequence:
- the GRIN3B gene encoding glutamate receptor ionotropic, NMDA 3B isoform X3 — protein sequence MEFVRTLWFALALTLGPGPAGGHPQPCGVLAHLGGSVRLGVLLPRTTTARALARAALARAALAPRMPYNLSLELVAAAPPARDPASLARGLCQTLAEPGVVAVLAFPEARPELLQLHFLAAVTETPVLSVLRREARAPLGTPNPFHLQLDWASPLEMLLDVLVSVLRAHAWEDVGLALCHVRDPDGLVALWTSRAGRAPKLVLDLSRPDMGNVGLQARLAPLGAPVGGSGPVPAAVLLGCHVAPAQQVLKAVPPGPRWLLGTPLPADALPTEDLPPGLLALGEVARPPLEAAIHDAVELVTQALGSAARVQPEHTLLPTTVNCNDLQPAGPKSSRRFLARFLGNTSFKGRTGPVWVTSSSQVHMSRHFRVWSLLQDPLGTPAWATLGSWRDGRLELEPRGAAGRPPPPLGVQARPKLRVVTLVEHPFVFAREPDEDGQCPAGQLCLAPGTNDSATLDAHFAALANGSVPRALRKCCYGYCIDLLERLAEDTPFDFELYIVGDGNLGIMVRARDTASPIGAFMWPLHWSMWLGVFAALHLTALFLTLYEWRSPYGLTPRGRNRGTVFSYSSALNLCYAILFGRTVSSKTPKCPTGRLLMNLWAIFCLLVLSSYTANLAAVMVGDKTFEELSGIHDPKLHHPSQGFRFGTVWESSAEAYIKKSFPEMHAHMRRHSAPTTPHGVAMLTSDPPKLNAFIMDKSLLDYEVSIDADCKLLTVGKPFAIEGYGIGLPQNSPLTSNLSEFISRYKSSGFIDLLHDKWYKMVPCGKRVFAVTETLQMGIYHFSGLFVLLCLGLGSALLSLLGEHVFYRLALPRIRRGNRLQYWLHTSQVRAGTGWEGTGSLPTRPDPTSVWLAENTPRPQLGATGQAGTEGSGGTAAGHASHPRGHGGMDTGAPGRSEAASRALPAGASPGRCGQGCGGGRAGRKPHLALLRWLAARRAAHGCPSPRRAEGAGRAHRGRTEAAAPGAAATRAAPDPTPGRRPD from the exons ATGGAGTTTGTGCGAACGCTGTGGTTCGCCCTGGCGCTGACGCTGGGTCCCGGGCCCGCCGGGGGCCACCCGCAGCCGTGCGGCGTCCTGGCGCACTTGGGGGGCTCCGTGCGCCTGGGCGTCCTTCTGCCCCGCACGACCACCGCCCGCGCCCTCGCCCGCGCCGCCCTGGCCCGGGCTGCCCTGGCGCCGCGGATGCCGTACAACCTGAGTCTGGAGCTGGTGGCCGCCGCACCCCCCGCCCGCGATCCCGCCTCGCTGGCCCGCGGCCTGTGCCAGACGCTGGCGGAGCCGGGCGTGGTGGCGGTGCTCGCCTTCCCCGAGGCGCGGCCCGAGCTGCTGCAGCTGCACTTCCTGGCAGCCGTCACTGAGACCCCAGTGCTCAGCGTGCTCCGGCGGGAGGCGCGCGCGCCGCTCGGCACCCCG AACCCGTTCCACCTACAACTGGACTGGGCCAGCCCCCTAGAGATGCTGCTTGACGTGTTGGTGTCTGTGCTGCGGGCACATGCCTGGGAGGACGTTGGCCTGGCCCTCTGCCATGTGCGGGACCCTGATGGCCTGGTGGCCCTCTGGACAAGCCGGGCTGGCAGGGCCCCAAAGCTCGTGCTGGACCTGAGCAGGCCGGACATGGGCAATGTAGGGTTGCAGGCCCGTCTGGCCCCGCTGGGGGCGCCAGTGGGGGGCTCAGGTCCGGTACCTGCAGCTGTACTCCTTGGCTGTCATGTGGCCCCAGCCCAGCAGGTGCTGAAGGCCGTGCCCCCTGGGCCCCGTTGGCTGCTGGGCACGCCACTGCCTGCTGATGCACTGCCCACCGAGGACCTGCCACCTGGGCTGCTGGCACTGGGCGAGGTGGCTCGACCCCCACTGGAGGCTGCCATCCACGACGCAGTAGAGCTGGTGACACAGGCGCTGGGCAGTGCAGCCCGTGTACAGCCGGAGCACACCCTCCTTCCCACCACAGTCAACTGCAACGACCTGCAGCCAGCTGGGCCCAAGTCCTCCCGCCGCTTCTTGGCACG GTTCCTGGGCAACACATCCTTCAAGGGCCGCACGGGGCCAGTGTGGGTGACCAGCTCCTCCCAGGTGCACATGTCCCGGCACTTCCGGGTGTGGAGTCTGCTTCAGGATCCGCTGGGCACCCCAGCCTGGGCCACGCTGGGCAGCTGGCGGGACGGGAGGCTGGAGCTGGAGCCCAGGGGCGCAGCTGGGCGGCCCCCGCCCCCACTGGGCGTCCAGGCACGGCCCAAGCTGCGCGTAGTGACGCTGGTGGAGCACCCGTTTGTGTTTGCCCGAGAGCCAGATGAAGACGGGCAGTGCCCGGCGGGGCAGCTGTGCCTGGCCCCTGGCACCAACGACTCGGCCACCCTGGACGCGCATTTCGCTGCGCTGGCCAATGGCTCGGTGCCCCGTGCCCTGCGCAAGTGTTGCTATGGCTATTGCATAGACCTCCTGGAGCGCCTGGCGGAGGACACGCCCTTCGACTTCGAGCTGTACATCGTGGGCGATGGCAA CCTGGGTATCATGGTGCGCGCACGTGACACAGCGTCACCTATTGGAGCCTTCATGTGGCCGCTGCACTGGTCCATGTGGCTGGGTGTCTTCGCAGCCCTGCACCTCACCGCGCTCTTCCTCACGCTCTACGAGTGGCGCAGCCCCTACGGCCTCACTCCCCGCGGCCGGAACCGCGGCACCGTCTTCTCCTACTCCTCAGCCCTCAACCTCTGCTACGCCATCCTGTTTGGACGCACCGTGTCCAGCAAGACACCCAAGTGCCCCACAGGGCGTCTGCTCATGAACCTGTGGGCCATCTTCTGCCTGCTCGTGCTGTCCAGCTACACAGCCAACTTGGCCGCCGTCATGGTGGGGGACAAGACTTTCGAGGAGCTGTCGGGGATCCACGATCCCAAG CTGCACCACCCGTCCCAGGGCTTCCGCTTCGGCACCGTGTGGGAGAGCAGTGCGGAGGCCTACAtcaaaaagagcttcccagagatgCACGCGCACATGCGGCGCCACAGTGCGCCCACCACGCCCCACGGCGTCGCCATGCTCAC GAGCGACCCTCCGAAACTCAACGCCTTCATCATGGACAAGTCGCTCCTGGACTACGAGGTCTCCATTGACGCCGACTGCAAATTGCTGACGGTGGGCAAACCCTTCGCCATAGAAG GCTATGGCATTGGACTTCCGCAGAATTCACCACTCACTTCCAACCTGTCGGAGTTCATCAGCCGCTACAAGTCGTCCGGTTTCATCGATCTGCTGCATGACAAGTGGTACAAGATGGTGCCTTGTGGGAAGCGGGTGTTCGCCGTCACAGAG ACCCTCCAGATGGGCATCTACCATTTCTCGGGTCTCTTTGTGCTGCTCTGCCTGGGCCTGGGCAGCGCACTGCTCAGCTTGCTGGGCGAGCATGTCTTCTACCGCCTGGCGCTGCCACGCATCCGAAGGGGCAACAGGCTGCAGTACTGGCTACACACGAGCCAGGTGAGGGCCGGCACAGGGTGGGAAGGCACGGGCAGCCTCCCGACACGACCCGACCCAACCTCTGTCTGGCTCGCAGAGAATACACCGCGCCCTCAACTCGGAGCCACCGGACAGGCCGGAACGGAG GGGTCCGGAGGAACAGCAGCAGGACATGCCAGCCACCCCCGAGGGCACGGGGGGATGGACACGGGTGCGCCGGGCCGTAGTGAAGCAGCGTCGCGTGCGCTTCCTGCTGGAGCCAGCCCTGGCCGCTGTGGACAGGGATGCGGAGGGGGCCGGGCCGGCCGAAAGCCCCATTTGGCTCTGCTCCGATGGCTGGCCGCCCGCCGCGCTGCCCACGGGTGCCCCTCGCCCCGGCGAGCTGAAGGAGCTGGAAGAGCACATCGCGGGCGCACGGAGGCAGCTGCGCCAGGCGCTGCTGCGACGCGAGCAGCTCCTGACCCAACTCCGGGGCGGCGCCCAGACTGA